A genomic region of Homalodisca vitripennis isolate AUS2020 chromosome 5, UT_GWSS_2.1, whole genome shotgun sequence contains the following coding sequences:
- the LOC124361746 gene encoding ras-related C3 botulinum toxin substrate 1-like, translating into MSSGRPIKCVVVGDGTVGKTCMLISYTTDSFPGEYVPTVFDNYSAPMVVDGIPVSLGLWDTAGQEDYDRLRPLSYPQTDVFLICFSVTSPSSFENVTSKWYPEIKHHCPDAPMILVGTKIDLRDDRETLSGLAEQGLSPIKREQGQKLANKVRAVKYMECSALTQRGLKQVFDEAVRAVLRPEPQKRRQRKCSLL; encoded by the exons ATGTCATCTGGAAGACCCATCAAATGTGTGGTTGTTGGTGACGGAACTGTGGGGAAAACCTGTATGCTCATATCGTACACTACAGACAGCTTTCCTGGGGAATATGTTCCTACTGT ATTTGATAATTACTCAGCCCCTATGGTTGTGGATGGGATCCCAGTCAGTCTAGGCCTGTGGGATACTGCGGGACAGGAGGACTACGACAGGCTCAGGCCGTTATCGTACCCACAG ACTGATGTATTCCTCATATGCTTCAGCGTGACCAGCCCTTCATCATTTGAGAACGTCACTTCTAAGTGGTATCCTGAAATAAAACATCACTGTCCTGATGCACCCATGATTCTAGTGG GGACGAAGATTGATCTGCGGGATGACCGAGAGACGCTGAGCGGCTTGGCAGAGCAAGGGTTGTCACCCATCAAGCGGGAACAGGGCCAGAAGTTGGCCAACAAGGTGCGGGCAGTCAAGTACATGGAGTGTTCCGCTCTAACACAACGAGGGCTCAAACAG GTGTTCGACGAGGCAGTCAGAGCAGTATTACGGCCAGAACCTCAAAAGCGACGCCAGAGGAAATGCTCCTTGCTCTAG
- the LOC124361747 gene encoding F-box/WD repeat-containing protein 11, whose translation MGFSESARVSEEERHLSDVTCLLLHQDKLYSGADDGKVKVWSLDLKLIKEIDAHPVNVYCLAASDDALYTCSNDGTIKSWSLDTMELKSTLIENPSNEIMRLYFIDGKLYSGDDKGNVMVWQNDKQIGQYEVGEEVWDIIVNGNFLFTVRNLDVSIIEMKPGGKHYTFLQSLNGRSPLQQAGSKFCFMDRDGRTIHVHEISKESKFQAITRIQAHEMIVNTLCFVDTTVFSGGYDKVVKRWDVLTQQCTATAELETVINTLTATQPGTVYVGGAFGYLSKIDFQ comes from the exons ATGGGGTTCAGTGAGTCTGCCAGAGTCAGTGAGGAAGAGAGGCATCTCAGTGATGTCACGTGTCTTCTGCTCCATCAGGATAAGTTGTACAGTGGAGCGGATGATGGCAAGGTTAAG GTGTGGAGTTTGGATCTGAAACTGATAAAAGAGATTGACGCGCACCCAGTGAATGTGTACTGTCTGGCAGCGAGTGATGACGCTCTGTACACCTGCTCCAACGATGGCACCATCAAGTCCTGGTCCCTGGACACCATGGAGCTCAAGTCCACTCTCATTGAGAACCCCAGCAATGAGATAATGAGACTGTACTTCATTGATGGTAAACTCTACTCTGGAGATGATAAGGGCAAT GTGATGGTGTGGCAAAATGATAAACAAATTGGCCAATATGAGGTAGGTGAGGAAGTTTGGGACATTATTGTCAATGGAAACTTTCTTTTCACTGTGAGAAATTTAGATGTCTCCATTATAGAAATGAAACCAG GAGGCAAACACTACACATTTCTACAATCATTAAACGGAAGAAGTCCACTACAACAGGCGGGAAGCAAATTCTGCTTCATGGACCGAGATGGGAGAACTATTCATGTACATGAAATATCAAAGGAATCCAAATTTCAAGCTATTACTAGAATAcag GCACATGAAATGATAGTGAATACGTTGTGTTTCGTCGACACTACAGTGTTCAGTGGTGGGTACGACAAGGTGGTGAAACGATGGGATGTCCTTACGCAGCAATGCACAGCCACCGCAGAGCTGGAGACTGTCATCAACACATTGACAGCTACACAGCCCGGGACTGTCTATGTGGGTGGTGCATTTGGATACCTGTCAAAAATTGACTTCCAGTAG